From a single Nothobranchius furzeri strain GRZ-AD chromosome 9, NfurGRZ-RIMD1, whole genome shotgun sequence genomic region:
- the nhsb gene encoding actin remodeling regulator NHS isoform X3 produces MPFAKRIVEPQLLCRHQIPNDEGLLFEDLCAISNVVLSRTLRQLSELARHACSLFQELENDIFNTNQRVWVLQNKIGQIQQTASALDPKKEAVPVSNLDIESKLSAHYQAQWHQQHSMFHPCARPPCLEELHRSAQLSLRALHRDEQHQRSSSRERNRVTIAISVAPPMPTFPSPHSIRRQQRSRLARAQERAERERELDYQPRKEMAVRETEIQTTERKERLGREADIQTIQRKATSTEEEESAEVLGAQKAKDSVRTAPSTQDKQTNWSKENIPPSDQTSGDSHAVSSCIIPINVTGSVVNPGVGFDREASARCSLVHSQSVLQRRRKLRRRKTITGIPKRVQQDMDSDESPVARERTVIIHANQLTLCQEDISISGRLHHTRDSGCQTDDFLIACTAAPSRRRIRAQRGHQGIPASLSHSTGNISSLGDQSDTTYTTASAHGGRLRSRSLPREGGRLMDSDEDDDDNYDDDDDDEELSPYEAEDFIPPGPSPRMKMMMMKDEEESTDDQAAPEPLQLGSLKRLQRSGERDRGGGGGGSPEHSWMERGRSRLPRKADMGSCEISSSSDTFSSPIHSVSTTGGLGSHVDQKEDHQSSSGNWSGSSSTCPSQTSETIPPPSSPPLTGSSHCDSELSLNTVPNAIDEGFSLDPSYHSDLRPQSQGHRSSSFTSSATDQLDDAGVSTASEGEWTYPPDQDQIDPDQDLDHTQNLNESHELVQDYSSKQDLDDQTCFSEKMGNTGKETGSHYPSDTECFYSSSVNFGSCNLSYTGYKCNYADPGPDCSQSNTVATQSSHGVYPQPLVDFKAGTMTIGRTCRSLRKSKVKPLPPKRTCSLKETSGSVDVGTDTQADKDQPTMVSEQELASSSTDIKLELDLELGGAPEPLQTSCLVSQSLGTWGMGLGETMDMVEPISFTSTDTHSFKDDGAVQSDYADLWLHNSELKSNNCEYTSMSNSSTATGTTVMECIKSPDSSSSSTEMQSQATAQVTETKASSPPLPPGDFKLGSPEKLAGLASPSSGYSSQSETPTSTLPSSSAAFFPGPLSPSTGKRKPKVPERKSSLSSLQQFPRDGASISSCTKRDNDFPPPPSQLDLTILHGGYVRHTLSHRTYHMHTLHHSKHRVANVLAAETKILTPEVSDSNPPPSSSSASTIPSSSLLAITPSAPRSVQLHSTSQSIDSQSTRPRCPPRSSTLAPPPVNTRPLPPRRPPPRPPCHDHTSSPEHSQPPPPGRHPDGPPSYESLLLRQDRYGPGTFWAMTAFRTRMDPSSDLSEDSSPLHRPVPRAPHPSPVDLHTHIHSHVEFRVLSHSSHSHSEFRVLGERTFSQEDDDDEDEEEEEEEQMKEPQRATCSRGSMRSDHPPPPAYEFVGGSHSNSGPWASPVKVPGNTVETSHPYLISDARKGRYEVQEEEKEVISGATRSAHQQQTLESKDDSTTPDTEDYFSKDSTPSDNSLSPLMDDAKADEDILITSPTKSRTTEDLFAMIHRSKRKVLGRKDSGDLNAKSRLCPTAPVAPSSVCTGTVPPAPPLTFPAALANAVGSQRAPVPIYRSAKKSSTSNEEFKLLLLKKGSRSDSSYRMSATEILKSPITPKTPGESLQEGSFRQVEEPSTTHQDPLISGAEPIQIPGLFPRANSESFTPKSLSMSAASRQGRSRIPPVANSSRYSTRSRLYTAPMQAISEGDTENSDGSPHDDRSS; encoded by the exons CAGTGTCAAACTTAGACATTGAGAGCAAGCTGTCAGCTCACTATCAGGCCCAATGGCATCAGCAACACAGCATGTTCCATCCTTGTGCCCGACCACCGTGTCTGGAAGAGCTACACAGAAGTGCACAGCTCAGTCTAAGAGCGTTGCATCGAG ATGAACAACATCAGCGTTCCTCCAGTCGGGAGAGAAACAGGGTGACCATCGCCATCTCTGTGGCGCCTCCCATGCCCACCTTTCCCTCACCGCACAGCATCCGCCGCCAACAGAGGAGTCGCCTAGCACGAGCA CAGGAGAGAGCTgagagggaacgtgagctggactATCAACCCAGGAAG GAGATGGCTGTGAGAGAAACAGAAATCCAGACCACAGAGAGAAAA GAGAGGTTAGGCAGGGAGGCAGATATCCAAACAATCCAAAGAAAG GCTACTTCCACAGAAGAAGAGGAAAGTGCTGAGGTCCTGGGAGCCCAAAAGGCCAAGGACTCTGTCCGCACAGCCCCATCAACCCAGGATAAACAGACAAACTGGTCAAAGGAAAACATCCCACCATCAGATCAGACATCTGGTGATTCTCATGCCGTCTCCTCATGCATCATTCCCATTAATGTCACAG GTTCTGTTGTTAATCCAGGAGTTGGGTTTGACAGGGAAGCAAGTGCTCGTTGCTCTCTAGTTCACTCCCAGTCAGTTCTCCAGAGACGAAGAAAGCTGAGACGAAGGAAAACGATCACAGGAATACCCAAACGAGTACAACAAGATATGG ACTCGGATGAATCACCGGTAGCTAGAGAGCGCACAGTGATCATCCATGCTAACCAACTCACTCTCTGTCAGGAAGACATTTCCATAAGTGGTCGTCTCCATCACACTCGTGACTCTGGTTGCCAGACAGATGATTTCCTTATAGCAT GTACAGCTGCACCCTCCAGAAGACGCATCAGAGCTCAGCGGGGCCATCAGGGAATTCCTGCCTCTTTGTCCCATTCAACGGGCAACATTTCCTCCCTGGGTGACCAATCAGACACAACTTACACTACAGCATCAGCTCATGGAGGTCGCTTACGTTCACGTAGCCTTCCACGGGAGGGTGGGCGTCTGATGGACAGTGACGAGGACGATGATGACAATTatgatgacgatgacgacgaTGAAGAGTTGTCGCCTTATGAAGCAGAGGACTTTATTCCACCAGGGCCAAGTCCaaggatgaagatgatgatgatgaaggatgAAGAAGAGAGCACAGATGACCAAGCAGCTCCTGAGCCACTGCAACTTGGAAGTCTGAAAAGGTTGCAGCGATCAGGTGAAAGAGACAgagggggtggaggaggagggagCCCAGAGCATAGCTGGATGGAGAGAGGTCGTTCTCGCTTGCCTCGCAAGGCTGACATGGGTAGCTGTGAGATTTCATCCAGCTCTGATACTTTCAGCAGCCCTATTCATTCAGTGTCTACAACAGGAGGTCTTGGGAGTCATGTAGACCAGAAGGAGGATCACCAGTCATCAAGTGGGAACTGGAGTGGTTCCAGCTCTACCTGCCCCTCACAAACATCTGAAACCATTCCTccaccctcttctccacctttgaCTGGCTCTTCCCACTGTGATTCAGAGTTGTCACTCAACACAGTACCTAATGCCATAGATGAAGGGTTTTCCCTCGATCCTTCTTACCACTCTGACCTCAGACCACAGAGCCAGGGTCACAGGTCAAGTTCGTTTACATCCTCAGCCACAGACCAGCTGGATGATGCAGGAGTCAGTACGGCTAGCGAAGGAGAGTGGACGTACCCACCAGACCAAGACCAAATTGATCCTGACCAAGACCTGGACCACACCCAAAACCTGAATGAGAGCCATGAGTTAGTCCAAGACTACAGCTCAAAACAAGATTTAGATGACCAGACCTGTTTCAGTGAAAAGATGGGCAATACCGGAAAGGAGACTGGATCTCATTACCCATCTGATACAGAGTGTTTTTATTCATCCTCTGTGAATTTTGGGTCATGTAATCTGAGCTACACTGGATACAAATGTAACTATGCAGACCCTGGGCCTGATTGTTCTCAGTCCAACACTGTGGCAACACAATCATCCCATggagtttacccccagcccttagTTGACTTCAAAGCAGGCACTATGACCATAGGCAGGACTTGTCGTTCGCTGAGGAAATCAAAGGTCAAACCTCTGCCACCTAAACGAACGTGCTCACTAAAAGAAACCAGTGGCAGTGTTGATGTGGGAACAGACACACAAGCAGATAAGGACCAACCAACGATGGTTAGTGAACAAGAACTTGCCTCGTCTTCCACAGATATAAAACTAGAACTGGACCTAGAGCTTGGAGGTGCTCCAGAACCACTACAGACATCTTGTCTAGTTTCACAGTCTTTGGGAACGTGGGGCATGGGACTGGGGGAAACTATGGATATGGTTGAGCCCATATCCTTCACCTCTACAGATACACACTCATTTAAGGATGATGGTGCTGTGCAGTCTGACTATGCAGACCTGTGGCTTCACAACAGCGAACTGAAGTCAAACAACTGTGAGTACACATCAATGTCCAACTCAAGCACAGCCACAGGTACCACTGTCATGGAGTGCATCAAGTCACCAGACAGCTCTTCCTCTTCCACAGAAATGCAAAGCCAGGCTACTGCCCAGGTTACAGAGACCAAGGCAAGCAGCCCACCTCTTCCGCCTGGAGACTTTAAACTTGGGTCACCTGAAAAATTAGCTGGCCTAGCTTCACCATCAAGTGGCTATTCCAGCCAATCAGAAACCCCAACGTCAACGTTGCCCTCATCTTCAGCAGCATTCTTCCCAGGACCTTTGTCCCCTTCAACTGGCAAGAGAAAGCCTAAAGTGCCAGAAAGGAAGTCTTCTCTCTCCTCCTTGCAGCAATTTCCTAGAGATGGAGCTTCCATTTCTTCTTGCACTAAGAGGGACAACGACTTTCCACCCCCACCTTCTCAACTTGATCTCACTATTCTCCATGGTGGCTACGTGAGACATACATTATCCCACCGGACATACCACATGCACACGCTCCACCATAGTAAACACAGAGTTGCTAATGTTTTAGCTGCTGAAACAAAGATATTGACCCCTGAGGTTTCAGATAGCAACCCACCTCCAAGTTCAAGCTCTGCTTCAACGATTCCCAGCTCAAGTTTACTGGCTATAACGCCATCTGCTCCTCGTTCGGTGCAGCTTCATTCTACCAGCCAATCTATAGATTCACAGAGTACTAGACCCAGATGCCCCCCCAGAAGTTCTACTCTGGCTCCTCCACCTGTTAACACTAGGCCTCTCCCTCCTCGCAGGCCACCACCCAGACCACCATGTCATGACCACACCTCCTCCCCTGAACATTCACAGCCACCTCCCCCTGGTCGCCATCCTGATGGACCTCCATCCTATGAAAGTCTGTTACTCAGGCAGGACCGCTATGGACCTGGAACCTTCTGGGCTATGACTGCCTTCAGAACAAGGATGGACCCATCATCAGACCTATCCGAAGACAGTTCGCCCCTGCACAGACCAGTGCCACGAGCTCCCCATCCCTCCCCTGTGGAtttgcacacacacatccactcaCACGTAGAGTTCAGAGTGCTCAGCCATTCATCTCATTCACACTCTGAATTTAGGGTACTGGGAGAGCGTACATTCTCTCAGGAGGATGACGACGatgaggatgaagaggaggaagaggaagagcaaATGAAGGAGCCACAGAGAGCCACATGTTCTAGAGGCAGTATGCGATCGGACCACCCTCCACCCCCAGCATATGAATTTGTTGGAGGATCCCACTCAAACTCAGGGCCATGGGCTAGTCCAGTCAAAGTGCCTGGTAACACAGTGGAAACATCGCATCCTTACCTAATCAGCGATGCAAGAAAAGGCAGATATGAGGTGCAGGAAGAAGAGAAAGAGGTGATATCAGGTGCTACCAGAAGTGCCCATCAGCAGCAGACCCTGGAGAGCAAAGATGACTCTACCACTCCTGACACAGAGGATTATTTCAGTAAAG ATTCCACACCCAGTGACAATTCACTCTCGCCTCTAATGGATGACGCCAAAGCAGATGAAGATATTCTCATCACATCACCTACTAAGAGCCGAACAActgaggacctgtttgccatgataCACAG GTCCAAGAGAAAAGTCCTAGGCCGTAAAGATTCAGgagacctaaatgcaaagtctcgtCTATGTCCAACAGCACCAGTGGCACCCAGCAGTGTCTGTACTGGTACTGTCCCTCCAGCTCCGCCTCTCACATTTCCAGCTGCTTTAGCCAATGCTGTTGGGTCACAGCGAGCCCCTGTGCCAATCTATCGCAGTGCTAAAAAATCCAGCACATCCAATGAGGAGTTCAAACTTCTTTTGCTTAAAAAAGGCAGCAGATCGGATTCTAGTTATCGTATGTCAGCCACAGAAATTCTAAAGAGCCCCATCACCCCTAAAACACCAGGAGAATCCCTTCAGGAAGGGTCCTTCAGACAAGTGGAGGAGCCATCTACCACTCATCAAGATCCTCTGATTTCTGGCGCAGAACCAATCCAGATACCAGGCCTTTTTCCCAGGGCCAATTCTGAAAGTTTCACCCCAAAATCACTGTCCATGTCAGCTGCATCTCGACAAGGACGTTCTCGGATCCCTCCGGTTGCAAATAGCAGTCGCTATAGTACACGCAGTCGCCTCTACACTGCCCCCATGCAAGCCATTTCTGAAGGAGACACAGAGAATTCAGATGGAAGCCCCCATGACGATAGATCATCATAG